ACACAAAAGCCACCCTGCCCAAGGTCCTGAGCCAGGCCAAATTGGCCTCGGAACCCGCCCGGGAGAGATTGTCGAAAACTGTGACGTCGGCACCCTCCGCGATCAACCTGGCCGCAATGTTGCAGCCGACAAAACCACATCCACCCGTTATCAGATACTTCATAACACCCCAATATTTCTAAGCGTCCGTCTGCGAAGCGCCCACAAACGACAAAGTACCACCACATAACTGAATGCAAACGCCAGTAATTGGCGCTTGGTTTTACCGGCTTTGCGCACTTCAAAGGTAACCGGGACCTCGCAGACACGGTAACCGCGGGTCCGGCAACACAACAGGACCAGAATTTCCTCTACGATATCAAAATGGTCGCAGCGCAATTCGAGTGAGCGGAGATCATCTCCGCGATAAAGCCGCAGGCTGTTGGAAACGTCCAGACAGTTCAGGCGCAAAACCAGACGGAACACCACATTCACAATCAGGCTCATAAAAATGAGGACTGCCGGGTTCTCCGTCTTCCCTCCATTAATGTAACGCGATGCAATGACCAAGTCGGCTTCATCCCTTTTTTCCCACATGCTCCGAAGAAAAACGGGATTATGCGAACCGTCAGCATCCATGATCACCACATGCCTGCCGGAGGAAGCGGCAATACCGGTGCGGATGGCGTGTCCGTAATTTTCGCCCCCTTGGCGGGCCACATAC
This window of the Candidatus Methylacidiphilales bacterium genome carries:
- a CDS encoding glycosyltransferase; its protein translation is MKLSVDLTVILPAYEEAENLRSLLPSLREAVEALVPQYEILVVDAISPRDETPAICASEGVRYVARQGGENYGHAIRTGIAASSGRHVVIMDADGSHNPVFLRSMWEKRDEADLVIASRYINGGKTENPAVLIFMSLIVNVVFRLVLRLNCLDVSNSLRLYRGDDLRSLELRCDHFDIVEEILVLLCCRTRGYRVCEVPVTFEVRKAGKTKRQLLAFAFSYVVVLCRLWALRRRTLRNIGVL